In Ignavibacteriota bacterium, one genomic interval encodes:
- the murB gene encoding UDP-N-acetylmuramate dehydrogenase: MRTFENISLKKLNTFGIECSAKKLIKFENENEIKNFLCDAKNDNDEYLIIGGGSNILFTQDFNGTILQSSINGIIEVNRTSENVFLEIGSGVIWDDLVKFCVDKNYGGIENLSMIPGTVGAAPIQNIGAYGTEFEEVFVSLEGIDLLNNEKLIFSKNESEFGYRDSIFKRKFKNKLIISKVIIKLNLNPKVNLSYKAIQDEISKHGYKNIDIKIISEIVRKIRTSKLPDPKEIGNAGSFFKNPTISKEHFNLLAVENSDMPFYKIDENNYKIPAGWLIEKCGFKGKRTNDAGVHSKQALVLVNYGNAKGSEIIDLAFEIKEKVFLNFKINLEFEVNII; this comes from the coding sequence ATGCGGACTTTTGAAAATATTTCATTAAAGAAATTAAACACCTTTGGAATCGAGTGTTCGGCAAAAAAACTAATAAAGTTTGAAAACGAAAATGAAATAAAAAATTTTTTATGTGACGCAAAAAATGATAATGATGAATATTTAATTATTGGCGGCGGAAGCAATATTTTATTTACTCAGGATTTTAATGGAACTATTTTACAATCATCGATCAATGGAATTATTGAAGTTAATAGAACATCAGAAAATGTTTTTTTAGAAATTGGAAGCGGAGTAATTTGGGATGACTTGGTTAAATTTTGCGTTGATAAAAATTACGGCGGAATTGAAAATTTATCTATGATACCGGGAACAGTCGGCGCGGCGCCAATTCAAAATATTGGTGCATATGGAACTGAATTTGAAGAAGTATTTGTAAGTTTGGAAGGAATTGATTTACTAAATAATGAAAAATTAATTTTTAGTAAAAACGAAAGTGAATTTGGATACCGCGATAGTATTTTCAAGAGGAAGTTTAAAAACAAATTAATAATTTCAAAAGTTATTATTAAACTTAATCTAAATCCTAAAGTAAATTTATCATACAAAGCAATTCAAGATGAAATATCAAAACATGGTTATAAAAATATCGATATAAAAATAATAAGTGAAATTGTAAGAAAGATAAGGACAAGCAAACTGCCTGATCCAAAGGAAATTGGGAATGCGGGAAGTTTCTTTAAAAATCCAACAATAAGTAAAGAGCATTTTAATTTATTGGCAGTTGAAAACAGCGATATGCCATTCTATAAAATTGATGAAAACAATTACAAAATTCCTGCCGGATGGTTGATAGAAAAGTGCGGATTTAAGGGAAAAAGAACAAATGATGCAGGAGTTCATTCCAAACAGGCGCTTGTTCTAGTCAACTATGGGAATGCAAAGGGATCTGAAATAATCGATTTAGCATTTGAAATAAAAGAGAAAGTTTTTTTAAATTTTAAAATTAATCTGGAATTTGAAGTTAATATAATATAA
- a CDS encoding MFS transporter produces the protein MKDLYVVLVGLSVIFYIFFVLGTARLAIQKKLNSILLTALAALLPIIVIYFFLNEENAFIIILLALAIPLAAFLFTIFTKENKSKVIGKVSFFDNIVMELTQPFIDLSKTSQALFGINLSYVLEGLTYFGVVGLLAIFFNEYIKLDDIDAGRMVGILTAGITIAMLFLGATVDWIGLRKSLLIALSLMLVGRIILTISPSIGVSGLWNSAHIYAMLGIFGIVLGYGIYQPACYAGVKQLTDEKTSAMGYAMLYALMNLGGFLPGIISPPIRKAFEITGVFWVYVILTVAGIAAVYFIITKKAMTKALADLNTDKNKVEEVDPMLEMSGKEKFMYYIKNFPLKDLRFLYFVFILIFVQTLFAHNWLTIPLYTSRAFEGFVGENFEFFVNLNPILIFILTPMVTALTSKKDTYNMMIAGTFVMAFPTFILALGPTFETLMAYLIIMTIGEAMWQPRFLQWVAEIAPKNMTGIYMGIGQFPWFLTKVITSLYSGWFLMNYCPADTPISELNTETMWFIYGLIAIISPIGLLLAKGWMKKGFKVKHVD, from the coding sequence ATGAAAGATTTATATGTTGTACTTGTCGGTCTATCCGTAATTTTTTATATTTTTTTTGTTCTTGGTACAGCAAGATTGGCTATTCAAAAAAAACTTAATTCAATTTTATTAACGGCGCTTGCAGCATTACTTCCAATAATAGTAATTTATTTTTTCTTAAACGAAGAAAATGCTTTTATAATTATTTTACTTGCGTTGGCAATTCCGCTAGCCGCATTTTTATTTACAATTTTTACCAAGGAAAATAAAAGCAAAGTAATTGGCAAGGTTTCATTCTTTGATAATATTGTAATGGAATTAACTCAGCCGTTTATTGATCTGTCAAAGACTTCTCAAGCTTTATTTGGAATAAATCTATCTTATGTTTTAGAAGGATTGACATATTTTGGCGTTGTTGGTTTACTAGCAATATTTTTTAATGAATATATAAAACTTGATGATATTGACGCCGGAAGAATGGTTGGAATATTAACCGCCGGAATTACTATCGCGATGCTATTCCTCGGAGCAACAGTAGATTGGATAGGATTAAGAAAATCCTTGCTTATTGCACTTTCACTTATGCTGGTCGGTAGAATTATTTTAACAATATCTCCATCAATTGGTGTCTCTGGTTTATGGAATTCCGCACACATCTATGCAATGTTGGGAATTTTTGGAATTGTATTGGGATACGGAATTTATCAGCCTGCTTGTTATGCCGGAGTTAAGCAATTGACAGATGAAAAAACCTCGGCAATGGGTTACGCAATGCTTTATGCCTTAATGAATCTTGGCGGATTTTTACCAGGAATTATTTCACCTCCAATAAGAAAAGCATTTGAAATTACCGGTGTATTTTGGGTTTATGTAATTTTAACTGTTGCTGGAATTGCCGCTGTATATTTTATAATTACTAAAAAAGCAATGACAAAGGCGTTAGCCGATTTAAATACGGATAAAAATAAGGTAGAAGAAGTTGATCCAATGTTGGAAATGTCCGGTAAAGAAAAATTTATGTATTACATTAAAAATTTTCCTCTAAAGGATTTAAGATTTCTATACTTCGTCTTTATATTAATTTTTGTTCAAACTTTATTTGCGCACAATTGGTTAACCATACCTCTTTATACAAGCCGAGCATTCGAAGGATTTGTCGGAGAAAATTTTGAATTTTTTGTAAACCTTAATCCGATTTTAATTTTTATTCTTACGCCAATGGTTACTGCGTTAACATCTAAAAAAGATACATATAATATGATGATCGCCGGAACTTTTGTAATGGCTTTTCCGACATTCATTTTAGCTTTGGGACCAACTTTTGAAACATTGATGGCATATTTAATTATAATGACAATTGGCGAAGCAATGTGGCAGCCAAGATTTTTGCAATGGGTTGCTGAAATTGCACCGAAAAATATGACCGGAATTTATATGGGAATCGGGCAATTTCCTTGGTTTTTAACAAAAGTTATTACAAGTTTATATTCAGGTTGGTTTTTGATGAATTATTGCCCAGCCGATACTCCGATTTCTGAATTAAATACAGAAACAATGTGGTTTATTTATGGATTAATTGCGATAATAAGTCCAATAGGTTTACTTTTAGCCAAAGGCTGGATGAAAAAGGGATTTAAAGTTAAGCATGTTGATTGA
- a CDS encoding heavy metal-binding domain-containing protein: MLVTTTNTIEGKKITKYLGLVSGEAILGANIFKDLFAGIRDIIGGRSAAYENELRKAKQIAIEEMIEQTKSLGGNAIIGVDLDYETISTNGSMLMVAASGTAVLVEG; the protein is encoded by the coding sequence ATGTTAGTTACAACAACAAATACAATTGAAGGTAAAAAAATAACAAAATATTTGGGATTAGTTTCCGGCGAAGCAATACTCGGCGCAAATATTTTTAAGGATTTATTTGCCGGTATCAGAGATATAATTGGCGGTAGATCGGCTGCTTATGAAAATGAACTTAGAAAAGCGAAACAAATTGCAATTGAAGAAATGATTGAGCAAACAAAATCTTTAGGCGGCAACGCTATAATCGGTGTAGATTTGGATTATGAAACAATTTCAACAAACGGAAGTATGTTAATGGTCGCGGCAAGCGGAACCGCTGTTTTAGTAGAAGGTTAA
- a CDS encoding metalloenzyme has translation MHSTILIFLDGVGIGKSDPNINPFFKYPFKTFTELFGNIPSLDKQKMNKDGRFIFPSDPLMDIPDLPQSGTGQTSIFCGVNAARIVGHHFGPFPHSTLVPIIKIQNIFAQFKKKKKKVTFVNAYPKVFFEYIESGKKRLSVTSLSCMLSKVPLNGATELRKGEALSAEIDNDGWVNKLGYNIPIIKPETAAKRLFKIAEQNHFTLFEHFLTDHLGHGRNIETLEDRLNVLDQFLYYVIKNIPDNFTLLVCSDHGNLEDLSVKSHTTNPSLTITAGKYAERLSNRITNLSHIRDAILELY, from the coding sequence TTGCATTCTACCATTTTAATATTTCTTGATGGAGTTGGAATAGGTAAATCTGATCCCAACATAAATCCATTCTTTAAATATCCATTTAAAACTTTTACGGAACTTTTCGGAAATATTCCATCGTTAGATAAACAAAAAATGAATAAAGATGGGAGATTCATTTTTCCTTCTGATCCTTTAATGGATATTCCCGATTTACCTCAAAGCGGTACCGGACAAACTTCAATTTTCTGCGGAGTAAATGCAGCAAGAATTGTAGGACATCATTTTGGCCCATTCCCGCACAGCACATTAGTTCCAATTATTAAGATCCAAAATATTTTTGCTCAGTTTAAGAAAAAGAAAAAGAAAGTAACATTTGTTAACGCGTATCCCAAAGTTTTCTTTGAATATATTGAATCGGGTAAAAAAAGACTCAGCGTAACAAGTTTAAGCTGTATGTTGAGCAAAGTTCCACTCAACGGAGCCACAGAATTAAGAAAAGGCGAAGCGTTAAGCGCAGAAATTGATAACGATGGCTGGGTAAATAAACTCGGTTATAACATTCCAATTATTAAACCTGAAACTGCGGCAAAAAGATTATTTAAAATTGCCGAACAAAATCATTTCACACTTTTCGAACATTTTTTAACTGATCATTTGGGTCACGGACGAAATATTGAAACACTCGAAGACAGACTTAACGTACTTGACCAATTTTTATATTACGTTATTAAAAACATTCCGGATAATTTTACATTGCTCGTTTGTTCCGATCACGGAAATTTGGAAGATCTTTCCGTAAAATCGCATACTACAAATCCTTCATTAACGATAACAGCGGGAAAATACGCGGAAAGATTATCCAACAGAATTACAAACTTATCACATATAAGGGACGCAATTTTGGAGCTTTATTAG
- a CDS encoding D-tyrosyl-tRNA(Tyr) deacylase, translating into MRALVQRVTEGHVFVKENSYLQKINKGMVILLGVSEDDAEKEVLFVSEKCANLRIFEDQNQKMNLSVKDVNGEVLIISQFTLYGDAKNGNRPSYSKAAKPELADKLYKLFIDEMKRHIGDSKIKQGVFGAMMEVKIINDGPVTLLVESK; encoded by the coding sequence TTGAGGGCATTAGTCCAGCGTGTAACTGAAGGTCATGTTTTTGTGAAAGAAAATTCTTATTTGCAGAAAATAAATAAAGGAATGGTAATTCTTCTGGGAGTAAGCGAAGATGATGCGGAGAAAGAAGTTTTGTTCGTTTCTGAAAAATGTGCGAATCTTAGAATTTTTGAAGACCAAAATCAAAAAATGAACTTATCGGTAAAAGATGTAAATGGCGAAGTGCTGATAATATCCCAATTTACGTTATATGGCGATGCCAAAAATGGAAATCGTCCAAGTTATAGTAAAGCCGCGAAACCTGAATTGGCTGATAAATTATACAAATTATTTATTGATGAAATGAAGCGCCATATTGGAGATTCTAAAATCAAACAAGGTGTTTTCGGCGCAATGATGGAAGTGAAAATAATTAATGACGGACCGGTAACTCTGCTTGTTGAATCTAAATAA
- a CDS encoding response regulator SirA — protein MSKFKNVVKRSGAIVPFTKIRIVNAIYRAAISVGGRDKERAEILADKVIDYLEKKFSDDHVPNIEEIQDAVEKILIENGHAKVAKEFILYRDERNKSRMSEAKIASKPDENIPWAKIWRVLDWASTHNLNTIEKYNTRINNNEFPHIVHESEAAYEDDLDTAADMILERSDKLRMVFISGPSSSGKTTTTIKIEERLKKNGLKFATVNVDNYFFDLEDHPKDEFGDYDFETPQALDLELINEHLLKLSNGEEVKIPFYDFRLGKRYMDKSPMKLRENEIILIDSLHGLFPAFSKEIPGEVKFKLYLEPLLQMKDKNNKYIQWTDIRLMRRMLRDSVHRAYDPLQTLEHWHYVRSSELRNIIPFANSADFIINSAMPYELSLYKTKLFEKFKVWKNKFKDNPLKEDAFLRAERICNFMEEIIEFSDESPIPKDSVLREFIGGSVYKY, from the coding sequence ATGTCTAAATTTAAAAATGTTGTTAAAAGGAGCGGTGCTATTGTTCCGTTCACAAAAATTAGAATTGTTAACGCGATTTACAGAGCCGCTATTTCTGTTGGCGGAAGAGATAAAGAACGCGCCGAAATTTTAGCTGATAAAGTTATAGATTATTTGGAAAAGAAATTTTCTGATGATCACGTTCCAAATATTGAAGAAATTCAAGATGCCGTTGAAAAAATACTTATTGAAAATGGACACGCAAAAGTTGCCAAAGAATTTATTTTGTATAGAGATGAAAGAAATAAAAGCAGAATGTCAGAAGCAAAAATTGCGTCTAAACCGGATGAAAATATTCCTTGGGCAAAAATCTGGAGAGTATTAGATTGGGCTTCTACTCATAATTTAAATACAATTGAAAAATACAATACACGAATAAATAATAATGAATTTCCGCATATAGTGCATGAATCGGAAGCGGCTTACGAAGACGATTTAGATACAGCTGCCGATATGATACTTGAAAGAAGTGATAAATTACGTATGGTTTTTATTAGCGGACCTTCTTCTTCGGGGAAAACAACTACAACAATAAAAATTGAAGAAAGATTAAAAAAAAACGGATTAAAATTTGCCACTGTAAATGTTGATAATTATTTCTTTGATTTAGAAGATCATCCTAAGGATGAATTTGGAGATTACGATTTTGAAACTCCTCAAGCGCTTGATCTGGAATTAATAAATGAGCATTTGTTAAAACTTTCTAACGGTGAAGAAGTTAAAATTCCTTTTTATGATTTTAGGCTTGGGAAAAGGTACATGGACAAATCACCGATGAAATTAAGAGAAAATGAAATAATACTTATTGATAGTTTGCACGGTTTATTTCCCGCATTCAGCAAAGAAATTCCAGGAGAAGTAAAATTTAAATTATACTTGGAACCATTGCTTCAGATGAAAGATAAAAACAATAAATATATTCAATGGACGGATATCAGACTTATGCGAAGAATGTTAAGGGATTCTGTTCATCGAGCGTATGATCCGTTGCAGACTTTGGAACATTGGCATTATGTACGTTCGAGTGAATTACGAAATATAATTCCCTTTGCTAATTCTGCAGATTTTATCATTAATAGCGCAATGCCTTATGAATTATCTTTGTATAAAACAAAATTATTTGAGAAGTTCAAAGTTTGGAAAAATAAATTCAAAGATAATCCTTTAAAAGAAGATGCTTTTTTACGTGCGGAAAGAATTTGTAATTTTATGGAAGAAATAATAGAATTTAGCGATGAATCACCGATTCCCAAAGATTCGGTTTTAAGAGAATTTATTGGTGGAAGTGTTTACAAATATTAG
- the prmC gene encoding peptide chain release factor N(5)-glutamine methyltransferase — protein sequence MYSILQLIELSAEYLNTKGVESPRLNAELLLANLLNCKRLDLYLKYDQPLKEIEINKYRELIARRGKREPLQYIIGNVEFYGLNFSVNPNVLIPRQETEILVDQIISNIDKNTKVKILDIGTGSGNIPIALAKNLPNVEIVAIDISGNAIAIAKFNSERNNVSDRINFINSDFNKYLISENHQFDIIVSNPPYIKIDEYNLLEKELTDFEPNIALTDFNDGLTFYRNISEKSKSLLKSNGQIYFEVGISQSGKVKEILENNNFSNIKLVKDYLEIERVVYGDKN from the coding sequence ATGTATTCTATTCTTCAACTTATAGAACTTTCTGCTGAATACCTTAATACCAAAGGTGTTGAATCCCCCAGATTAAATGCTGAACTATTGCTTGCAAACTTATTAAATTGCAAACGATTGGATTTGTATTTAAAGTACGACCAGCCACTAAAGGAAATAGAAATAAATAAATATAGAGAATTGATAGCAAGAAGAGGAAAAAGAGAACCACTTCAGTATATTATTGGAAATGTTGAATTCTATGGATTAAATTTTTCAGTAAATCCAAATGTTCTTATCCCAAGGCAGGAAACTGAAATTCTTGTTGATCAAATAATTTCGAATATCGATAAAAATACAAAAGTAAAAATTTTAGATATTGGAACGGGAAGCGGAAACATTCCAATTGCATTGGCAAAAAATTTGCCAAATGTTGAAATTGTTGCAATTGATATTAGCGGCAACGCGATTGCTATTGCTAAGTTTAATTCAGAAAGAAATAATGTAAGCGACCGAATAAATTTTATTAACTCGGATTTTAATAAATATTTAATTTCGGAAAATCATCAATTTGATATTATTGTTTCGAATCCGCCTTATATTAAAATTGATGAATATAATTTGTTGGAAAAGGAATTAACTGATTTTGAACCAAACATCGCATTGACTGATTTCAATGACGGATTGACTTTTTACAGGAATATTTCCGAAAAATCAAAATCGCTATTAAAATCTAATGGTCAAATTTATTTTGAAGTTGGAATTTCTCAATCCGGTAAAGTAAAAGAAATTTTAGAAAATAATAATTTTAGTAATATTAAATTAGTAAAGGATTATTTAGAAATAGAAAGAGTTGTTTACGGAGATAAAAATTGA
- a CDS encoding DNA internalization-related competence protein ComEC/Rec2 has translation MDKYPIIKIVTAFCFGIILQQIFSFSLLYIILIFVFTLFILVISVFVKNSKIQITKSIAIFLFSFLLGITALAVQKMTIAKFPFNLPKIRNENISGTINDINLIEADRITIKLNLTEINGKSLNNKNSIYLCRFWKDTLNNVEKIYDEIKIGNKIKFVGTILEPKGQRNPGEFDYKNYLNINGISGIINCYDFDGLEIIDKNFNYILNSIFEIRRSIDNKIKQIYTEEYAGFIKGIFLADRSDISQDLKSEFINSGVIHVLAVSGLHVGFIVFFIFALSGRIELRYKYYIAIAGIILFLIITKGVPSVFRASVMAIIIFTAKLSGRSSNGINSLSIAAFIILLLNPLELFNPGFLLSFSAVLSILIIFPMFSNAVKQLKINKYLKNILIFASVSIAAQIGTLPFTLYYFNKLSIISILANIIVIPIIGINVATGIISIIIGYISIPFASVFAEANMFLISLNFLIVKILSELNFSHLDIFNFSIYDGLIFYFTILLIFIFMKYLNGLKKFFAISFAVLVSLFLYKLDNISILPKNELTILAIDVGQGDSFLVKFPNDKIALIDAGNFTDYFDCGKYIIYPLLQRLGIDKIDYAFISHLDSDHFGGSIYLIDQNLIGKLYKPKIHNDIKDKTFEDFLDSNNMKYFSYSDTTFNIGKTKITFFNDTTKLNSMNLSSNDNSGIIKIEYGKNSFLFVGDAELEMEEFLIENYSSELQSDVLKIGHHGSKSSTSDEFLNLVNPKIALISAGIMNKFKHPSNEVIRRLELKQIEILRTDLNCAVILSSDGNEIKNIDWRSF, from the coding sequence GTGGATAAATATCCAATAATAAAAATAGTAACAGCATTTTGTTTTGGAATAATTTTACAGCAGATATTTAGTTTCTCATTATTATATATAATTTTAATTTTCGTTTTCACTTTATTTATTTTAGTCATTTCTGTCTTCGTAAAAAATTCTAAAATTCAAATAACAAAAAGCATCGCAATATTTTTGTTCTCATTTCTTTTGGGAATTACTGCATTAGCTGTTCAGAAAATGACGATAGCAAAGTTTCCGTTTAATTTACCCAAAATAAGAAATGAAAATATATCAGGAACAATTAACGATATTAACTTAATTGAGGCCGATCGAATTACAATAAAACTAAATTTGACTGAAATTAATGGCAAATCACTTAACAATAAAAATTCAATTTATTTATGCAGATTTTGGAAGGATACATTGAATAATGTTGAAAAGATTTATGATGAAATTAAAATAGGAAATAAAATAAAATTTGTTGGAACGATTCTAGAACCGAAAGGACAAAGAAATCCGGGGGAGTTTGATTATAAAAATTATCTAAATATTAATGGAATTTCCGGTATAATAAATTGTTATGACTTTGATGGATTGGAAATAATTGACAAAAATTTTAATTACATCTTAAACTCAATTTTTGAAATAAGAAGATCAATTGATAATAAAATAAAACAAATTTACACTGAAGAATATGCAGGTTTTATAAAAGGTATTTTTCTTGCCGACCGTTCTGATATTAGTCAGGATTTAAAATCTGAATTTATCAATTCCGGAGTTATTCATGTCCTTGCGGTTTCCGGCTTGCACGTGGGATTTATAGTTTTTTTTATCTTCGCGTTATCCGGAAGAATAGAATTGCGTTATAAATACTATATTGCAATTGCCGGAATTATACTTTTTCTTATCATCACAAAAGGTGTTCCTTCAGTTTTTAGAGCTTCGGTAATGGCGATAATAATTTTTACAGCCAAGCTTTCCGGACGAAGTTCAAACGGAATTAATTCCTTGTCAATCGCGGCTTTTATAATTTTACTTTTAAATCCTTTAGAACTTTTTAATCCGGGATTTTTACTCTCATTCTCTGCCGTGCTTTCTATACTTATTATTTTCCCAATGTTTTCTAATGCCGTAAAACAACTGAAGATAAACAAATATCTGAAAAATATTTTAATCTTTGCATCTGTTTCAATTGCGGCGCAAATAGGCACTTTACCGTTTACACTCTACTATTTTAATAAATTGTCAATAATTTCAATACTTGCGAATATTATTGTTATTCCAATTATTGGAATAAATGTCGCGACCGGAATTATTTCCATAATCATTGGTTATATATCAATTCCTTTTGCTTCTGTTTTCGCCGAAGCAAATATGTTTTTAATTTCGTTAAATTTCTTAATTGTAAAAATTTTATCCGAGCTGAATTTTTCTCATTTAGATATTTTTAATTTCTCTATATATGACGGCTTGATTTTCTATTTCACGATTTTATTGATTTTCATTTTCATGAAATATTTAAATGGATTGAAAAAATTTTTTGCAATTTCATTTGCGGTATTAGTCTCACTTTTTCTTTATAAATTAGACAACATATCGATTTTACCTAAAAATGAACTTACGATTTTAGCAATTGATGTTGGGCAAGGCGATTCTTTTTTAGTTAAATTTCCCAATGATAAAATTGCATTAATTGACGCCGGAAATTTTACTGATTATTTTGATTGCGGAAAATATATTATTTATCCGCTTTTGCAAAGATTAGGAATTGATAAAATAGATTACGCATTTATTTCACATTTAGATTCTGATCATTTTGGCGGAAGCATTTATTTAATTGATCAAAATCTTATTGGGAAATTATATAAACCAAAAATACATAATGATATTAAAGATAAAACTTTTGAGGATTTTTTAGATTCTAATAATATGAAATACTTTAGCTATTCCGATACGACTTTTAATATCGGGAAAACTAAAATTACTTTTTTTAATGATACCACAAAATTAAATTCAATGAACCTGAGCAGTAATGATAATAGCGGAATTATTAAAATAGAATACGGAAAAAATTCATTTTTATTTGTTGGTGATGCCGAATTGGAAATGGAAGAATTTTTGATTGAAAATTATTCAAGTGAGCTGCAATCCGATGTATTAAAGATCGGTCACCATGGAAGTAAAAGTTCAACAAGCGATGAATTTTTGAATCTTGTAAATCCTAAAATTGCGTTGATAAGTGCCGGAATAATGAACAAATTTAAACACCCATCAAACGAAGTTATACGTAGATTAGAACTAAAACAAATTGAAATTTTAAGAACCGATTTAAATTGTGCTGTAATTTTATCATCAGATGGAAATGAAATAAAAAATATTGACTGGAGAAGTTTTTAA
- the alr gene encoding alanine racemase, whose amino-acid sequence MNSTIAEINLNNLIHNYNTIRRKTRKKVMAVVKADAYGHGMIECVKTLEKLQNPPEYYGVALLCEALELKKSKTTSKPILCFAPMDIKHVTHYKNIIPTITSETQLEDFRKHKLNFKIKVHVNINTGMNRLGIRFENAVINIEKLSKIRNIKIDGIYTHFATSDEFNKDFVNLQLQRFAKIVEELKNKNIDYGYAHCANSGAIIDLPKSYFDMVRPGISLYGYFPSLETTESINLKPVMAIKTRISNIMEIKKGETVGYGRLFKAEKNMKIGTLPIGYADGLSRNLSNKIKVINGNELSTQLGRISMDRISISLKLNNKLNDEIILLGKKGKLKIDAWDWSKILNTIPYEITCSISKRIPRIYI is encoded by the coding sequence ATGAATTCAACAATAGCTGAAATTAACCTTAATAATCTAATACACAATTATAATACAATAAGACGAAAGACAAGAAAAAAAGTTATGGCGGTAGTAAAAGCCGACGCTTACGGTCATGGTATGATTGAATGTGTTAAAACACTTGAAAAACTTCAAAATCCACCGGAATATTATGGTGTTGCTCTCCTATGTGAGGCTTTAGAATTGAAAAAATCAAAAACAACTTCTAAACCGATTTTGTGTTTTGCGCCAATGGATATTAAGCATGTTACACATTATAAAAATATTATTCCAACAATAACTTCTGAAACTCAACTTGAAGATTTTCGAAAACATAAATTGAATTTTAAGATTAAGGTACACGTTAATATCAACACCGGGATGAATAGATTAGGGATCAGATTCGAAAATGCCGTTATTAATATTGAAAAACTTTCAAAAATCAGAAATATTAAAATTGACGGAATTTATACTCATTTTGCAACATCCGATGAATTTAATAAAGATTTTGTAAATCTTCAGCTTCAGAGATTTGCAAAAATTGTAGAAGAACTCAAAAATAAAAATATTGATTACGGATATGCGCATTGTGCCAACAGCGGAGCAATAATCGATTTACCCAAATCATATTTTGATATGGTGCGTCCGGGAATTTCACTTTATGGATATTTTCCTTCATTGGAAACTACAGAATCAATAAACTTAAAACCTGTTATGGCAATTAAAACAAGAATTTCTAATATTATGGAAATAAAAAAAGGCGAAACCGTAGGATACGGCAGGTTATTTAAAGCTGAAAAAAATATGAAAATAGGAACCTTACCAATTGGTTATGCCGATGGATTATCAAGAAATTTGAGTAATAAAATTAAAGTAATAAATGGTAATGAACTTTCGACTCAGTTGGGCAGAATTTCAATGGATAGGATTAGCATAAGTTTAAAACTAAATAATAAACTGAATGATGAAATTATCTTACTTGGCAAAAAAGGTAAATTAAAAATCGATGCTTGGGATTGGTCAAAAATTTTAAATACAATTCCATATGAAATTACATGCTCAATCAGCAAAAGAATTCCAAGAATTTATATTTAA